One segment of Chionomys nivalis chromosome 1, mChiNiv1.1, whole genome shotgun sequence DNA contains the following:
- the LOC130883372 gene encoding tubulin alpha-3 chain: MRECISIHVGQAGVQIGNACWELYCLEHGIQPDGQMPSDKTIGGGDDSFNTFFSETGAGKHVPRAVFVDLEPTVVDEVRTGTYRQLFHPEQLITGKEDAANNYARGHYTIGKEIVDLVLDRIRKLADLCTGLQGFLIFHSFGGGTGSGFASLLMERLSVDYGKKSKLEFAIYPAPQVSTAVVEPYNSILTTHTTLEHSDCAFMVDNEAIYDICRRNLDIERPTYTNLNRLIGQIVSSITASLRFDGALNVDLTEFQTNLVPYPRIHFPLATYAPVISAEKAYHEQLSVAEITNACFEPANQMVKCDPRHGKYMACCMLYRGDVVPKDVNAAIATIKTKRTIQFVDWCPTGFKVGINYQPPTVVPGGDLAKVQRAVCMLSNTTAIAEAWARLDHKFDLMYAKRAFVHWYVGEGMEEGEFSEAREDLAALEKDYEEVGVDSVEAEAEEGEEY; the protein is encoded by the exons ATG CGTGAGTGTATCTCTATCCACGTGGGGCAGGCAGGTGTCCAGATCGGCAATGCCTGCTGGGAACTGTACTGCCTTGAACATGGCATTCAACCTGACGGTCAGATGCCAAGCGACAAAACCATCGGTGGCGGGGACGACTCCTTCAACACATTCTTCAGTGAAACCGGAGCTGGCAAGCACGTGCCCAGAGCAGTGTTCGTGGACCTGGAGCCCACTGTGGTCG ATGAAGTACGCACTGGAACCTACAGGCAACTCTTCCACCCAGAGCAGCTGATCACTGGGAAGGAGGATGCGGCCAATAATTATGCCAGAGGTCATTATACCATTGGCAAGGAGATTGTCGACCTCGTCCTGGACCGGATCCGAAAACTG GCAGATCTGTGCACAGGACTGCAGGGCTTCCTCATCTTCCACAGCTTTGGAGGGGGCACAGGATCCGGGTTCGCATCTCTGCTCATGGAACGGCTTTCAGTGGACTATGGCAAGAAGTCCAAACTGGAATTCGCCATTTACCCAGCCCCCCAGGTTTCCACAGCCGTGGTGGAGCCCTACAACTCCATCCTGACCACACACACGACCCTGGAGCATTCTGACTGCGCCTTCATGGTGGATAACGAAGCCATCTATGACATCTGTCGGCGCAACCTGGATATTGAGCGTCCCACATACACCAACCTGAACCGTCTGATCGGGCAGATCGTGTCCTCCATTACAGCCTCCCTGAGGTTTGACGGGGCTCTGAATGTGGATCTAACAGAATTCCAGACCAACCTGGTGCCATACCCTCGCATCCACTTCCCGCTGGCCACCTACGCCCCGGTCATCTCAGCTGAGAAGGCGTACCATGAGCAGCTGTCCGTGGCAGAAATCACCAATGCTTGCTTCGAGCCAGCCAATCAGATGGTTAAGTGTGACCCTCGCCACGGCAAATACATGGCCTGCTGCATGTTGTACAGGGGGGATGTGGTTCCCAAAGATGTCAATGCGGCTATTGCTACCATCAAGACCAAGCGCACTATCCAGTTTGTGGATTGGTGTCCGACTGGATTTAAG GTGGGTATCAACTACCAGCCCCCCACCGTGGTGCCTGGGGGAGACCTGGCCAAGGTACAGAGGGCTGTGTGCATGCTGAGCAACACCACAGCCATCGCAGAGGCCTGGGCTCGCCTGGACCACAAGTTTGACCTCATGTACGCCAAGCGGGCCTTCGTGCATTGGTACGTGGGAGAAGGCATGGAGGAAGGGGAGTTCTCAGAGGCCCGGGAGGACCTGGCAGCACTGGAGAAGGATTATGAAGAGGTGGGCGTGGATTccgtggaggcagaggcagaggaaggagaagaatacTGA